A window of the Amblyraja radiata isolate CabotCenter1 chromosome 5, sAmbRad1.1.pri, whole genome shotgun sequence genome harbors these coding sequences:
- the LOC116973084 gene encoding glycine-rich RNA-binding protein blt801-like isoform X1 produces the protein MWARRPGPPGTTLRAGVARRADYGGAQGLAYINGSLPVGAHFRSSVQRSGRCSLRRSGENTPPKKQPTRIMCDERKLFVGGLSFETDEPALESVFSKYGEIVDTRVIKDKASLASRGFGFITFENPEDATEALQAMNGKVVDGRQIRVDHAEKKSSDGGGRGGYRRGGGGGGYGGGGYSGGGGGSYGSSSYGSSGGGGGYGGGNGGGSGGYGSSSGGYRQYDKSGGGGGGGGGGSGGYNRSSGASRGASYDRYQSSR, from the coding sequence ATGTGGGCTCGCAGACCGGGCCCGCCCGGAACCACGTTGCGGGCTGGTGTGGCCCGGAGAGCCGATTACGGCGGGGCACAGGGCCTGGCCTATATAAACGGCTCCCTTCCGGTAGGTGCGCACTTTCGTTCGTCAGTGCAAAGGAGCGGCCGCTGCTCACTCCGTCGATCTGGGGAAAATACCCCGCCAAAAAAACAACCAACCAGAATAATGTGTGACGAACGCAAGCTGTTCGTCGGCGGCCTGAGCTTCGAGACGGACGAGCCGGCCCTGGAGTCCGTCTTCTCTAAGTACGGGGAGATCGTGGACACCCGTGTGATCAAGGACAAGGCGAGCCTGGCTTCCCGCGGCTTCGGCTTCATCACCTTCGAGAACCCGGAGGATGCCACCGAGGCCCTGCAGGCCATGAACGGCAAGGTGGTCGACGGCCGCCAAATACGTGTCGACCACGCCGAGAAGAAATCTAGTGACGGCGGAGGCCGTGGCGGCTACAGacgaggcggcggcggcggaggctATGGAGGCGGCGGTtatagcggcggcggcggcggctcctACGGCAGCAGCAGCTACGGCAGcagtggtggaggtggtggttacgGCGGCGGAAATGGAGGCGGCAGCGGCGGCTATGGCTCTAGCTCAGGCGGCTACCGACAGTACGACAAGTCGGgcggaggcggcggcggcggcggcggcggcagcggcggctacAACCGGAGCAGTGGTGCTTCCCGCGGCGCTAGTTACGACCGGTACCAGTCCAGCAGATAG
- the LOC116973084 gene encoding cold-inducible RNA-binding protein-like isoform X2 produces MWARRPGPPGTTLRAGVARRADYGGAQGLAYINGSLPVGAHFRSSVQRSGRCSLRRSGENTPPKKQPTRIMCDERKLFVGGLSFETDEPALESVFSKYGEIVDTRVIKDKASLASRGFGFITFENPEDATEALQAMNGKVVDGRQIRVDHAEKKSSDGGGRGGYRRGGGGGGYGGGGYSGGGGGSYGSSSYGSSGGGGGYGGSYDRYQSSR; encoded by the exons ATGTGGGCTCGCAGACCGGGCCCGCCCGGAACCACGTTGCGGGCTGGTGTGGCCCGGAGAGCCGATTACGGCGGGGCACAGGGCCTGGCCTATATAAACGGCTCCCTTCCGGTAGGTGCGCACTTTCGTTCGTCAGTGCAAAGGAGCGGCCGCTGCTCACTCCGTCGATCTGGGGAAAATACCCCGCCAAAAAAACAACCAACCAGAATAATGTGTGACGAACGCAAGCTGTTCGTCGGCGGCCTGAGCTTCGAGACGGACGAGCCGGCCCTGGAGTCCGTCTTCTCTAAGTACGGGGAGATCGTGGACACCCGTGTGATCAAGGACAAGGCGAGCCTGGCTTCCCGCGGCTTCGGCTTCATCACCTTCGAGAACCCGGAGGATGCCACCGAGGCCCTGCAGGCCATGAACGGCAAGGTGGTCGACGGCCGCCAAATACGTGTCGACCACGCCGAGAAGAAATCTAGTGACGGCGGAGGCCGTGGCGGCTACAGacgaggcggcggcggcggaggctATGGAGGCGGCGGTtatagcggcggcggcggcggctcctACGGCAGCAGCAGCTACGGCAGcagtggtggaggtggtggttacgGCGG TAGTTACGACCGGTACCAGTCCAGCAGATAG